The Phycisphaerales bacterium AB-hyl4 genome has a window encoding:
- a CDS encoding sugar phosphate isomerase/epimerase family protein: protein MSILTHGSDLTLSPAIGPLVRPRNITVRATLDQLARLNCHSIQLDATLPGLRPRELSVRARRDLLAMLNRRNVRPAGLDLFIPRKHYTDPDHVDRAMAATTAAIELAHHLGRLPVSLALPVKRLPDELRSALVEAADGHGVRLAIHAEDQLDHLETWLNDVDLPALGAAIDPAALLARGHDPAAIAQRLGKYLAVARLSDIDRSAADDDDDAGEAVRCPVGSGELDLIPYRVSLDLAVNRVGPVVLDPRGLPNPYAAFAAARHAWENAAFTA, encoded by the coding sequence ATGTCCATCCTCACCCACGGCTCAGACCTCACCCTCAGCCCCGCGATCGGCCCGCTTGTACGCCCGCGCAACATCACGGTCCGCGCCACACTCGATCAGCTCGCCCGCCTCAACTGCCACAGCATCCAGCTCGACGCCACCCTCCCCGGCCTGCGCCCGCGCGAGCTGAGCGTCCGCGCCCGGCGTGACCTGCTCGCCATGCTCAACCGCCGCAACGTCCGACCCGCGGGCCTCGACCTGTTCATCCCGCGCAAGCACTACACCGACCCCGACCACGTCGATCGCGCCATGGCCGCCACCACCGCCGCCATCGAGCTCGCCCACCACCTCGGCCGACTGCCTGTCAGCCTTGCACTGCCCGTCAAACGCCTGCCCGACGAGCTGCGCAGCGCCCTCGTCGAAGCCGCCGACGGCCACGGCGTCCGCCTCGCCATCCACGCCGAAGACCAACTCGACCACCTCGAAACCTGGCTCAACGACGTCGACCTGCCCGCGCTCGGCGCTGCCATCGACCCCGCCGCCCTGCTCGCTCGCGGCCATGACCCCGCCGCTATCGCTCAACGTCTTGGCAAGTACCTCGCCGTCGCCCGCCTGAGCGACATCGACCGCAGCGCCGCCGACGATGATGACGACGCCGGCGAAGCCGTCCGCTGTCCCGTCGGCTCGGGCGAACTCGACCTCATCCCCTACCGTGTCAGCCTCGACCTCGCCGTCAACCGCGTGGGCCCCGTCGTGCTCGACCCGCGCGGCTTGCCCAATCCTTACGCCGCCTTCGCCGCCGCCCGCCATGCATGGGAGAACGCCGCCTTCACCGCATAA